In Limnobaculum parvum, one DNA window encodes the following:
- a CDS encoding NapC/NirT family cytochrome c, whose translation MAGRKSKFFLFICLALLLGLFTFCGGSYVLHKTSETSFCLSCHTMQAAYDEYQGSVHFKNQKGIRAECSDCHVPQAPVDFLLAKMRASKDVYHQFVTGKIDTPEKYEEHRLAMAQTVWHQLKQNDSATCRSCHQFDAMDIQTQSADAQKMHNLAIKEKQTCIDCHKGVAHFPPEIKMDEKALGALLSEAKQTAQDAKLVYPVQPVKLNELGMAYPAAALKVLKSDAAGREVELNGSQMKGAEQVIYLEKGQRLILATLTEQGEQTLKINADFTKDEYDNEWRPVTLTATITDPVLSDLAPLWNYAENLDNVYCSGCHAKISSKHYTVNAWPAVAKGMGARTDISPQDLDILTKYFQYNAKDINNH comes from the coding sequence ATGGCTGGAAGGAAGTCAAAGTTTTTTCTATTTATTTGTTTAGCTCTTCTGTTGGGGCTGTTTACGTTTTGCGGTGGTAGTTATGTACTACACAAAACCTCGGAAACCAGTTTTTGTCTCTCATGCCATACAATGCAGGCAGCCTATGACGAATATCAAGGCTCGGTTCACTTTAAAAACCAGAAAGGTATTCGGGCAGAATGTTCTGACTGCCATGTTCCACAGGCTCCTGTTGATTTCTTACTGGCAAAAATGAGAGCCAGCAAAGATGTTTACCATCAATTTGTTACAGGAAAAATTGATACTCCTGAAAAATATGAAGAGCACCGTCTGGCTATGGCGCAGACAGTTTGGCATCAGTTAAAACAAAACGACTCAGCAACCTGTCGCTCTTGCCACCAGTTTGATGCGATGGATATCCAGACCCAAAGCGCCGATGCCCAGAAGATGCATAATCTCGCTATTAAAGAAAAGCAGACATGTATTGATTGCCATAAGGGCGTTGCCCACTTCCCACCTGAAATCAAAATGGATGAAAAAGCACTGGGTGCCTTACTGAGTGAAGCCAAACAAACCGCTCAGGATGCAAAACTGGTCTATCCGGTTCAACCGGTCAAACTAAATGAACTCGGTATGGCTTACCCCGCTGCCGCATTAAAAGTGCTGAAATCCGACGCAGCAGGTCGGGAAGTTGAACTGAACGGAAGCCAAATGAAAGGCGCAGAGCAAGTGATTTATCTGGAAAAGGGTCAACGTCTAATTCTCGCGACGCTGACAGAACAAGGGGAACAAACGTTAAAAATTAACGCCGACTTCACCAAAGATGAGTACGACAATGAATGGCGACCGGTAACGTTAACAGCCACCATAACTGACCCCGTCTTGTCCGATCTAGCGCCATTATGGAACTACGCCGAAAATCTGGACAACGTTTACTGTTCTGGTTGTCATGCCAAAATCTCATCCAAACACTATACCGTTAACGCCTGGCCTGCGGTGGCAAAAGGCATGGGTGCCAGAACCGATATCTCTCCACAGGATTTGGATATTTTAACCAAATATTTTCAGTACAACGCCAAAGATATAAACAATCATTAA
- a CDS encoding trimethylamine-N-oxide reductase 2: protein MNLTRRGFIKGAGVTAGAMAISSAIPLPAWAEAPTGTILTAGRWGAMQVEVKDGKVISSKGALAKTIPNSLQATAPDQVHSNARVKYPMVRKGFLAAPGKPDGKRGSDEFVKISWDDAMKLIHEQHMRIRKEHGAASVFAGSYGWRSSGVLHKAQTLLQRYMSLAGGYSGHLGDYSTGAAQVIMPHVVGSVEVYEQQTTYPVILEHTQVVVLWGVNPLNTLKIAWSSTDEQGLEFFNQLKSSGKTVIAIDPMRSETIEFFGDKAQWLAPNMGTDVAMMLGIAHTLVTKSMHDKAFLDKYTTGYNRFEDYLLGKNDKTPKTAAWAEAICGIPAQQIELLAEIFSKNRTMIMGGWGMQRQQYGEQKHWMLVTLAAMLGQIGTEGGGFGFSYHYSNGGNPTRSGGVLSAISATVAGTSSAGNDWASSSAVSSFPLARIVEALEKPGSKYQHNGHEMAFPDIKMIWWAGGANFTHHQDTNRLIKAWQKPEMIVISECYWTAAAKHADIVLPITTSFERNDLTMTGDYSNQHLVPMKQVVPPQFESRNDFDVFADMSELLKAGGRKVYTEGKEEMDWLREFYDAAQKGARAQRVAMPLFSQFWQDNKLIEMRKNDKNEKFIRFAEFRADPVINPLGTPSGKIEIFSKTIEGFKYADCPAHPTWLAPDEWKGNAKEGQLQLLTAHPAHRLHSQLNYAKLREQYAVANREPITIHPEDAKARGIANGDLVRAFNSRGQILVGAVVSDGIKQGIVCIHEGAWPDLDPATGICKNGGANVLTLDIPSSRLANGCSGNTALISIEKYTGPALTLTAFDPPKGESAKVG, encoded by the coding sequence ATGAATCTTACTCGTAGAGGTTTTATTAAGGGTGCAGGTGTTACCGCAGGTGCGATGGCGATCTCCTCTGCAATTCCACTGCCAGCCTGGGCTGAAGCGCCAACTGGCACTATATTAACGGCCGGCCGTTGGGGAGCTATGCAAGTTGAAGTCAAAGACGGCAAAGTGATTTCATCAAAAGGTGCATTGGCAAAAACGATACCTAACAGCCTGCAAGCTACCGCACCGGATCAAGTACACAGCAATGCCAGAGTGAAATACCCGATGGTGCGTAAAGGCTTTTTAGCCGCACCCGGTAAACCAGACGGTAAACGCGGTAGCGATGAATTTGTAAAAATATCTTGGGATGATGCCATGAAGCTGATTCATGAGCAGCATATGCGTATTCGTAAAGAGCACGGTGCCGCATCAGTGTTTGCAGGTTCGTACGGTTGGCGATCCAGTGGTGTATTACATAAAGCCCAAACCTTACTCCAACGCTATATGAGCCTTGCCGGTGGTTATTCAGGTCATCTGGGCGACTATTCAACTGGCGCAGCTCAGGTGATTATGCCCCACGTAGTCGGTTCCGTGGAAGTTTATGAGCAGCAAACCACCTACCCTGTCATTTTAGAGCATACTCAAGTTGTTGTACTGTGGGGCGTCAATCCGCTGAATACACTAAAAATTGCTTGGAGTAGCACAGACGAACAAGGTCTAGAGTTCTTTAATCAATTAAAAAGCTCGGGCAAAACCGTTATTGCCATTGACCCAATGCGTTCAGAAACCATTGAATTCTTTGGTGACAAAGCCCAGTGGCTGGCACCTAATATGGGCACCGATGTAGCAATGATGTTGGGTATTGCCCATACGTTGGTCACAAAATCGATGCACGATAAAGCGTTCTTGGATAAATACACTACCGGCTACAATCGTTTTGAAGACTACCTGTTAGGTAAAAATGATAAGACGCCAAAAACAGCAGCTTGGGCGGAAGCCATCTGCGGTATTCCAGCGCAACAAATTGAGCTACTGGCCGAAATTTTTAGCAAAAACCGCACCATGATCATGGGCGGTTGGGGCATGCAGCGCCAGCAATATGGTGAACAAAAGCACTGGATGCTAGTTACTCTCGCAGCCATGCTGGGCCAGATTGGTACCGAAGGCGGCGGCTTTGGTTTCTCCTATCATTACTCCAACGGTGGTAACCCAACTCGTAGCGGTGGCGTACTGTCTGCCATTTCCGCCACGGTAGCCGGAACCTCTTCTGCGGGTAACGACTGGGCAAGCTCCTCTGCGGTGAGTAGCTTTCCATTAGCACGGATTGTTGAAGCGCTAGAAAAACCCGGCAGCAAATATCAGCACAACGGTCATGAAATGGCCTTCCCTGATATCAAAATGATCTGGTGGGCTGGCGGTGCTAACTTTACTCATCATCAGGACACTAACCGTCTAATTAAAGCTTGGCAGAAGCCAGAGATGATTGTTATCTCCGAGTGCTACTGGACTGCTGCGGCTAAACATGCCGATATCGTATTGCCAATCACCACATCGTTTGAACGTAACGACCTGACCATGACTGGCGATTACAGTAACCAGCATTTGGTGCCGATGAAGCAAGTTGTTCCACCACAGTTTGAATCGCGTAATGACTTCGACGTATTTGCCGACATGTCTGAATTACTAAAAGCCGGAGGCCGTAAAGTCTATACCGAAGGTAAAGAAGAGATGGACTGGCTGCGTGAATTCTATGATGCTGCTCAAAAAGGTGCTCGTGCTCAGCGCGTCGCTATGCCACTGTTCAGTCAATTCTGGCAGGACAATAAACTGATTGAAATGCGTAAAAACGATAAGAATGAAAAATTCATTCGCTTCGCTGAGTTCCGTGCCGATCCGGTAATTAACCCTCTGGGAACCCCAAGTGGTAAAATCGAGATATTCTCTAAAACTATCGAAGGTTTTAAATACGCTGACTGCCCTGCACATCCAACCTGGCTTGCGCCGGATGAGTGGAAAGGTAACGCCAAAGAGGGCCAGTTGCAGCTATTAACCGCTCACCCTGCACATCGCCTGCACAGCCAACTCAACTATGCAAAACTGCGAGAGCAATATGCGGTGGCTAACCGTGAACCGATTACCATCCATCCAGAAGACGCGAAAGCTCGTGGTATCGCTAATGGCGATCTGGTCAGAGCCTTTAATAGCCGAGGTCAGATATTAGTTGGTGCGGTTGTCTCTGACGGCATTAAGCAAGGTATTGTCTGTATTCACGAAGGCGCATGGCCCGATCTGGATCCGGCTACCGGTATTTGTAAAAACGGCGGTGCCAACGTATTAACCCTCGATATTCCGTCGTCTCGGTTGGCTAACGGCTGTTCCGGCAATACGGCATTAATTTCCATTGAAAAGTACACCGGCCCAGCGCTGACCTTAACCGCCTTTGATCCGCCCAAAGGTGAAAGCGCTAAAGTTGGTTAA
- a CDS encoding IS1/IS1595 family N-terminal zinc-binding domain-containing protein: MISLLPISMERDGCLAIILVMDAFFFKKEVIMEVRQLVCHHCNVPGRIRRHGQARSGIQRYLCVLCKKTFQVSYIYQGHETNIAKQIKSLLAEGQSREQIARSLGVSLKNIDRHIYMLESEAI, encoded by the coding sequence ATGATTTCTCTCTTACCTATAAGTATGGAGAGAGATGGCTGTCTGGCAATTATACTGGTAATGGATGCATTTTTTTTTAAAAAGGAGGTTATTATGGAAGTGAGGCAGCTAGTTTGTCACCATTGTAATGTACCCGGTAGGATAAGACGCCACGGTCAGGCGCGCTCCGGGATCCAACGTTATCTTTGTGTTTTATGTAAAAAAACATTTCAAGTTTCTTATATTTACCAAGGTCACGAGACGAATATTGCTAAGCAGATTAAATCACTGTTAGCTGAAGGGCAGAGCCGTGAGCAAATAGCGCGCTCTCTGGGTGTCAGCCTGAAAAATATAGATCGTCATATTTATATGCTGGAAAGTGAAGCTATATAA
- a CDS encoding entericidin A/B family lipoprotein, whose protein sequence is MLVKRAIAILSLVLFCGLLSACNTARGVGQDIEAGGEAIQRSTY, encoded by the coding sequence ATGTTAGTGAAACGTGCTATTGCCATTCTTTCATTAGTTCTTTTCTGTGGTTTGCTATCTGCCTGCAATACGGCGCGCGGTGTTGGACAAGATATTGAAGCGGGTGGTGAAGCAATACAGAGAAGTACCTACTAG
- the ychF gene encoding redox-regulated ATPase YchF — MGFKCGIVGLPNVGKSTLFNALTKAGIEAANFPFCTIEPNTGVVPMPDPRLDQLAEIVKPQRILPTTMEFVDIAGLVKGASKGEGLGNQFLTNIRETEAIGHVVRCFENDNIIHVSGKVDPAEDIDIINTELALSDLETCERAIHRVQKKAKGGDKDAKIELAALEKCLPHLENAGMLRALNLDSEERAALRYLSFLTLKPTMYIANVNEDGFENNPYLDKVREIAAAEGSVVVAVCAAVESDIAELDDEERDEFMAEMGLTEPGLNRVIRAGYELLSLQTYFTAGVKEVRAWTIPVGATAPQAAGKIHTDFEKGFIRAQTIAFEDFITYKGEQGAKEAGKMRSEGKDYIVKDGDVMNFLFNV, encoded by the coding sequence ATGGGATTTAAATGCGGCATTGTTGGTTTGCCTAATGTAGGTAAATCAACCCTGTTTAATGCGTTAACGAAGGCGGGTATCGAAGCGGCTAACTTTCCGTTCTGTACAATTGAGCCTAATACCGGTGTCGTACCCATGCCCGATCCACGCCTCGACCAACTGGCTGAAATCGTTAAACCACAGCGCATTCTACCGACTACCATGGAATTCGTGGATATTGCAGGTCTGGTTAAAGGGGCTTCCAAAGGTGAAGGCCTAGGTAACCAATTTTTGACCAATATTCGTGAAACTGAAGCGATTGGTCATGTTGTTCGCTGTTTTGAGAATGACAACATTATTCACGTATCGGGTAAGGTCGATCCGGCTGAAGACATTGATATTATCAATACCGAACTGGCTCTTTCCGATCTAGAAACCTGTGAACGCGCAATCCACCGCGTGCAGAAAAAGGCCAAAGGCGGCGATAAAGATGCCAAAATTGAGCTAGCTGCATTAGAGAAGTGCCTGCCACATTTAGAGAATGCCGGCATGTTACGCGCATTAAATCTCGACAGCGAAGAAAGAGCCGCTCTGCGTTATTTAAGCTTCCTGACCTTGAAACCAACCATGTACATTGCCAACGTTAATGAAGATGGTTTCGAAAATAATCCGTATCTGGATAAAGTGCGCGAAATTGCTGCCGCTGAAGGTTCGGTGGTGGTTGCCGTTTGTGCTGCCGTTGAGTCTGATATTGCCGAACTGGATGACGAAGAACGTGATGAGTTTATGGCTGAAATGGGCCTGACCGAGCCGGGTTTAAACCGCGTGATTCGTGCTGGCTATGAACTACTGAGCCTGCAAACCTACTTCACCGCTGGCGTAAAAGAAGTTCGCGCTTGGACAATTCCGGTTGGAGCCACCGCCCCACAGGCTGCCGGTAAAATTCATACCGACTTTGAAAAAGGCTTTATCCGCGCGCAGACTATCGCCTTTGAAGATTTTATTACCTACAAAGGTGAACAAGGCGCTAAAGAAGCGGGTAAAATGCGTTCAGAAGGGAAAGATTATATCGTCAAAGATGGCGATGTGATGAATTTCTTGTTCAACGTCTAA
- the yajD gene encoding HNH nuclease YajD, with amino-acid sequence MAYIPKNYAKLENGYREKALKLFPWVCGRCSREFVYSNLRELTVHHIDHDHSNNPEDGSNWEMLCLFCHDHEHSKYTEADIYGSTVVAGEDAQQDQGLATHNPFANLRNLMNKK; translated from the coding sequence ATGGCCTATATACCAAAGAACTATGCGAAACTTGAAAATGGCTATCGTGAAAAGGCGCTTAAGCTATTTCCCTGGGTTTGCGGCAGATGTTCCCGTGAGTTTGTCTATTCCAATTTAAGAGAGTTGACGGTGCATCATATCGATCACGATCACTCTAATAATCCGGAAGATGGTAGCAATTGGGAGATGTTATGCCTGTTTTGCCACGATCACGAACACTCAAAATATACCGAGGCGGATATCTATGGTTCAACGGTGGTTGCCGGGGAAGACGCTCAACAGGATCAGGGGCTGGCAACCCATAACCCATTTGCTAACTTGCGTAATTTAATGAATAAAAAATAG
- a CDS encoding amino acid aminotransferase: MFQHVNAYAGDPILSLMEEFSKDKRESKVNLSIGLYYDEQGRIPVLNSVSLARERLFKTNHDPLVYLPMDGMPVYRKVTQHLLLGEDNPALVDNRVATIQTLGGSGALKVGADFLHTYFPESEVWVSNPTWDNHVAIFEGAGIKVNRYPYFDSETRGVAFEQMLATLKTLPTKSIVLLHPCCHNPTGADLRPEQWDKVVEVLAERELIAFMDIAYQGFNQGLDEDAYAIRAVAKAGIACLLSNSYSKNFSIYGERCGGLSVFCDHADEASRVLGQLKATVRRNYSSPPLSGALVVSTVLSDPQLKTMWVGEVAEMRARILQMRQKMVEVMTLALPGRDSSYLVKQAGMFSYTGLTPEQVDRLKHEYGIYLVRNGRMCLTGLNGANVERVAKAFSDVL, translated from the coding sequence ATGTTTCAACACGTAAATGCATATGCCGGAGATCCAATTCTTTCTCTGATGGAGGAATTTTCTAAAGATAAGCGCGAGTCAAAGGTGAACTTAAGCATCGGCCTTTACTATGATGAACAGGGGCGAATTCCAGTTTTAAATTCGGTATCTCTGGCCAGAGAACGGTTGTTTAAAACCAATCATGACCCCTTGGTTTATTTACCAATGGACGGTATGCCTGTTTACCGCAAAGTAACCCAACATCTATTGTTGGGTGAGGATAACCCGGCATTGGTTGATAATCGTGTAGCAACTATTCAGACGCTGGGTGGTTCCGGTGCGTTAAAAGTTGGGGCGGATTTTTTGCATACCTATTTTCCGGAATCTGAGGTTTGGGTAAGTAACCCTACTTGGGACAACCACGTGGCGATTTTTGAAGGGGCGGGCATTAAAGTTAATCGCTACCCCTATTTTGACAGTGAAACCCGTGGAGTTGCTTTTGAACAGATGTTGGCAACGCTGAAGACATTACCAACAAAGAGCATTGTATTATTACACCCTTGCTGTCATAACCCAACCGGGGCCGATCTGCGGCCAGAACAATGGGATAAGGTGGTTGAGGTATTGGCGGAACGTGAACTTATCGCCTTTATGGATATTGCTTATCAGGGCTTTAATCAAGGTTTGGATGAGGATGCATATGCCATTCGTGCCGTGGCTAAGGCGGGTATTGCCTGTTTATTGTCTAACTCTTATTCAAAGAACTTTTCTATTTATGGTGAACGCTGTGGGGGGCTTTCGGTTTTTTGTGATCATGCTGATGAAGCTTCCAGAGTGCTAGGGCAGCTTAAAGCAACGGTCCGCCGCAACTATTCTAGCCCACCACTGAGTGGGGCGTTGGTGGTTTCTACCGTCCTGTCCGATCCGCAGTTAAAAACGATGTGGGTTGGGGAAGTCGCTGAGATGCGCGCTCGTATTCTACAAATGCGTCAAAAGATGGTTGAAGTGATGACTCTGGCATTACCCGGGCGTGACTCAAGCTATTTAGTAAAACAAGCGGGTATGTTCAGCTATACCGGTTTAACACCAGAGCAAGTTGACCGACTAAAGCACGAGTATGGTATCTATTTGGTAAGAAATGGTCGTATGTGCCTGACTGGATTAAATGGCGCTAATGTTGAGCGAGTCGCCAAGGCATTCTCTGACGTATTGTAA
- the cobO gene encoding cob(I)yrinic acid a,c-diamide adenosyltransferase produces MTTQNDQRYQQRQKKIKQHIDERIAVATQDRGLLLILTGNGKGKSTAAFGTVARTVGHGQQAAVIQFIKGTWECGERNLLSQHGVEFQVMSTGFTWETQNRASDMLAAQEMWQHGKRMLSNALLDLVVLDELTYMITYGYIELTEVIQVLQHRPQEQTVIITGRGCHRTLIEMADTVSEIRPIKHAFDHGLQARQGIDW; encoded by the coding sequence ATGACAACTCAAAACGACCAGCGTTATCAGCAGCGCCAAAAAAAAATTAAACAGCACATTGATGAACGAATCGCTGTCGCCACTCAAGACCGTGGATTACTGCTGATACTGACCGGAAATGGTAAAGGTAAAAGCACTGCCGCCTTTGGTACCGTAGCCCGAACCGTTGGTCATGGACAACAGGCGGCGGTGATTCAATTTATTAAAGGGACTTGGGAATGTGGAGAACGTAATCTGTTATCGCAGCATGGCGTAGAATTCCAAGTGATGTCTACTGGCTTCACGTGGGAAACACAAAATAGAGCCAGCGATATGTTAGCGGCACAAGAGATGTGGCAGCATGGCAAACGAATGTTATCCAATGCGTTATTAGATTTAGTAGTATTGGATGAACTGACCTACATGATTACTTATGGCTATATCGAGCTAACCGAAGTCATACAAGTGCTTCAGCACCGCCCACAAGAACAAACCGTCATTATTACGGGTCGAGGATGTCATCGTACACTGATTGAAATGGCGGATACCGTTAGCGAAATACGCCCGATAAAACACGCGTTTGATCATGGACTGCAAGCGAGACAGGGCATTGATTGGTAA
- a CDS encoding acyl-homoserine-lactone synthase — MEFLSGSPSNLPSGLENELAAYRYKVFVEKLGWELNTPVGYERDQFDKLDTVYVIARNSQKEIIGCSRLLPTTEPYLLSEVFPELLNGNHPPCSPYIWEISRFSALDLNSSTLKKQRGSLSSVVAAGLLKESISYLTQYHVKTIVTVSPLAVERLIKGLGYNVHRGGAPVLVDGHPVIACIIDVR; from the coding sequence ATGGAATTTTTATCAGGTTCACCAAGTAACTTACCTTCTGGATTAGAAAATGAGCTGGCCGCATATCGCTATAAGGTATTTGTTGAGAAACTGGGTTGGGAGCTAAATACTCCCGTTGGATATGAACGAGACCAGTTTGATAAGCTAGATACAGTGTATGTGATAGCCAGGAATAGCCAGAAAGAGATAATTGGTTGTTCCAGATTGTTACCGACAACAGAGCCTTATTTGTTAAGTGAAGTATTTCCTGAGTTATTAAATGGAAACCACCCGCCTTGTTCACCTTATATTTGGGAAATTTCTCGTTTCTCTGCGCTGGATTTAAATTCGTCCACCTTAAAGAAGCAGCGGGGTAGCCTTTCGTCAGTTGTTGCCGCCGGTTTGTTAAAAGAATCAATAAGCTATCTTACTCAATATCATGTGAAAACTATTGTTACCGTCTCCCCATTAGCGGTGGAACGACTAATTAAAGGATTGGGCTATAACGTTCATCGTGGAGGAGCACCAGTATTGGTTGATGGTCATCCGGTCATTGCCTGTATTATTGATGTGAGATAG
- a CDS encoding DUF4902 domain-containing protein yields MQKKKDINIEVYDKCHEGDMDYRVKIDLNFFRNVEFTHLYSAVHAEPEDLRFQGGVITTITGYTEWVSLIPPVLSIGWDWELRYENANCQYVKIGPVFSNIAFHMDESLQSEMNEEEYVQRQLDNKIAEIDWNEKILQSITQ; encoded by the coding sequence GTGCAGAAGAAGAAAGACATTAATATAGAAGTTTATGATAAATGCCATGAAGGTGATATGGATTATCGAGTTAAAATTGATCTCAATTTTTTTAGAAATGTTGAATTTACCCATCTCTATTCTGCTGTGCATGCGGAGCCTGAAGATTTGCGGTTTCAAGGGGGCGTGATTACCACCATTACAGGTTATACCGAATGGGTAAGTTTGATACCTCCTGTTTTATCAATAGGCTGGGATTGGGAATTGCGTTATGAAAACGCCAATTGCCAATATGTGAAAATCGGCCCGGTCTTTAGCAATATCGCCTTTCATATGGACGAAAGTCTACAAAGTGAAATGAACGAAGAGGAGTATGTACAACGACAGCTGGATAATAAAATAGCTGAAATCGATTGGAATGAAAAAATTCTTCAGTCTATCACTCAGTAA
- a CDS encoding LuxR family transcriptional regulator yields the protein MKINLYRTYENLSKTKDKESFFKLLQKAASDLGFEYCAYGVRPIYPLSAQPPQVINNYPADWNQTYQSNNYFEIDPTVQHGLRSTQALFWEDELYKVSPHFWEEAKAFGINHGISQAQKDSAGRVGMLTFASPDQHYTAKTLLVQAPSLIWLSQIAHNRLAEYLLPQEDYDAEFQLTKREKDILRWTAEGKTSNEIAMMMSISDRTVNFHVNNILKKLSVTNKTAATVKAVVLNLI from the coding sequence TTGAAAATTAATTTATATCGAACTTATGAAAATTTATCAAAAACCAAAGATAAAGAATCCTTCTTTAAACTATTACAAAAAGCAGCCAGCGATTTGGGATTTGAATATTGTGCTTACGGAGTAAGGCCCATATATCCATTATCAGCCCAGCCGCCACAGGTTATTAATAACTATCCTGCCGATTGGAACCAAACCTATCAGTCCAATAATTATTTTGAAATAGACCCAACCGTTCAACATGGCCTACGTTCTACCCAAGCGCTATTCTGGGAAGATGAGCTATACAAAGTGTCCCCTCATTTTTGGGAAGAGGCTAAAGCATTCGGCATTAACCACGGCATTTCTCAGGCTCAGAAAGATTCTGCAGGTCGAGTGGGAATGCTAACATTTGCCAGTCCCGATCAGCACTACACAGCTAAAACCCTGCTAGTTCAAGCGCCTTCGCTTATCTGGCTTTCTCAAATTGCTCACAATCGTCTGGCAGAATATCTCTTACCACAAGAAGACTATGATGCTGAGTTTCAACTAACTAAACGAGAAAAAGATATTCTGCGCTGGACGGCGGAAGGCAAAACCTCAAATGAAATTGCCATGATGATGTCTATCAGCGACAGAACTGTTAATTTCCACGTTAATAATATTCTTAAAAAATTATCCGTCACCAATAAAACTGCAGCAACAGTTAAAGCAGTAGTCCTTAATCTAATATAG
- a CDS encoding nicotinate-nucleotide--dimethylbenzimidazole phosphoribosyltransferase yields MTMKLGEGSGAVIVFPIRDAACAMAAKVRCLIKSDILLP; encoded by the coding sequence ATGACCATGAAATTGGGGGAAGGCAGCGGGGCAGTAATAGTATTTCCAATACGAGATGCTGCCTGTGCGATGGCGGCTAAAGTGAGGTGTTTGATAAAATCAGATATATTATTACCATAA
- a CDS encoding 2-hydroxymuconate tautomerase family protein — protein MPYVNIKITKEGATAEQKKQLIEGVTNLLITVLDKNPATTLVVIDEVDMDNWGIGGFPVSELRKKI, from the coding sequence ATGCCCTATGTCAATATTAAGATTACTAAAGAAGGCGCCACTGCGGAACAAAAAAAGCAGCTTATAGAAGGAGTTACAAATTTATTAATCACTGTTTTGGATAAAAACCCGGCAACTACTTTAGTGGTTATTGATGAAGTTGATATGGATAATTGGGGTATTGGTGGATTTCCCGTCTCCGAATTAAGAAAGAAAATATAA
- a CDS encoding YccJ family protein: MPRLRIKEWARIRETSVEIAEAIFELANNDEVKAQQIWDEGSDEVLPLAFSKTDADRLYWGEETIERKNV, encoded by the coding sequence ATGCCAAGACTAAGAATTAAAGAGTGGGCTAGAATTCGTGAAACATCCGTCGAAATTGCAGAGGCTATCTTTGAACTGGCTAATAACGATGAAGTAAAAGCACAGCAAATTTGGGATGAAGGTAGCGATGAGGTTCTACCATTAGCATTTAGTAAAACCGATGCCGATCGCCTCTACTGGGGGGAAGAAACCATTGAGCGTAAAAACGTCTGA